Sequence from the Amycolatopsis sp. NBC_00345 genome:
GGCCGTGGGCTCCGGCTGCGTCGCACACGGCGTCCACTCGAGTGCCGGGGTAGCGGGAACTGTGAGCAGGGGCAAGAGAAGAAGAGCGGCAGCGGCGAGCTTCATGCCGTCCGCACCGTGATGGTGCCGGTGTCGACGCGCAGGTCCAGCCGGTTCGGCGAGGCCGGGTCCTGGGCCACGCCCAAGTCCGTCCTGCCGGTGCCGACGTGCGCGTCCACGCGGTAGGCGGCCTGTGGGACGGAAACGGTCAGGGTTCCGGTGTTCACGCTGGCCTGCACGACGCCGGGCTTCTCGAGCCCGATCTCCGCGGTGCCGGTGCCGCCGTCGAGCTTGACCGGGCCGGTCACGCGGGTGAGCGTGGTGGTCCCGGTGCCGCGCCGCAGGTCGACGTCGGCGGGCCGGTCGAGCGTGACCGTCCCCGTGTCGAGCGAGCCGCTCACCGGCAGCGCGCGCGGCACGACGACGTCGTAGCGGACCTCGCAGTCCTGGCCACAGCCGGAAAGCACGAGCGTGGTCCCCTCCACCCGCTGCGTCTGGCCCGGGCGCTTGCCGCGGTACTCGACCTCACGGCGCACCGAAACCGGCGCGCCGTCCTCGACGCGCAGCTTCACCCCGCCCGCCGGGACGTCCACCCGCACGGCGGTGACCGGCGTGGTCACCGGCTGGCCGTCGGAGAGCTTGTCCGGACGGCCGATCCCCGAGCAGCCGGCCACGGCGACCGCCGCCACCCCCAGCAGCACCGCCCCGCACAGCAGCCGCTTTGTGTTGTTCCCCATGACTTCGCTGTTCCCCCGTGCTATCTCAGGCGTGCTACTTCAGGCGGCTTTGACCGAGACGGAGCCGCTGCCGGTGTTCAGGTCGAGCGTCTTCGCCGCGGCCGAGTTCTGCGGGATGTCGATCGACCGGCTCCCGCTGCCGCTGTCGCCGATCACCCGGTACGAGCCGTCGGGCACGCGCAGGTCGACGCTGCCGGAGTCCGCCTTCACCTTGACGTCGCTGGGCTGGGCGAGCGTGAGCTTCACGCTGCCGCTGTCCGAGGAGACGTCGACCGGCCCACGCAGCCCGTCGCCGGAGACGTGGCCGGAGTCGCTGTGCGCTTGGACCCCGTCGACGTCGCGCAGGTCGATGGACCCGCTGTCGAGGCTGAGCTTCACCAGCCCGGCGACGTTCTCCACCTTCGCGTCCCCGGAGTTGGCGGACACGTCGACGCTGGCCACGCCCGTGATGTCCACTCCGCCCGAGGTGACGGAGCCCGTGACCGGCACCCCGGCGGGGACGACCACCTCGAAGTCGGCGGTGCAGTTGCGGCCGCAGTCGCCGAGCACCAACTGGTCGCCCTCCACGTGGAAGGCGTCGTCCGGCGCCGAGCGGAAGTTGTAGTGCAGCTTCTGGTGCACGGTCACCGCCCCGGTGCCGACGCGGATCTTGACGTCGCCCGAGCCGGCGGCCAGCTTCACGCCGCGGATCGGCTGCGACACCGTCGCGTCGCGAACCACCGAAGAGCCCAGCCCCCAGCCGAGCGCGATGGCCACCCCGACCCCGATCAGAACTATCCCACCTAGTGCCAGCAGCGGGCGTGCCATGTCGATCCGTCCCCTCAGTAACCATCCGTCCCGAGTGACCTTAGGAGCAGGCCGGGGGGCTCGACATCCGGTAAACCCCCCGATACATCCCTGAGGAGGCGCCCGGGGTTTCAGGGTCATAGCCTGGCGACGTTCGGACTTCCGTGCTCAGG
This genomic interval carries:
- a CDS encoding DUF4097 family beta strand repeat-containing protein; amino-acid sequence: MARPLLALGGIVLIGVGVAIALGWGLGSSVVRDATVSQPIRGVKLAAGSGDVKIRVGTGAVTVHQKLHYNFRSAPDDAFHVEGDQLVLGDCGRNCTADFEVVVPAGVPVTGSVTSGGVDITGVASVDVSANSGDAKVENVAGLVKLSLDSGSIDLRDVDGVQAHSDSGHVSGDGLRGPVDVSSDSGSVKLTLAQPSDVKVKADSGSVDLRVPDGSYRVIGDSGSGSRSIDIPQNSAAAKTLDLNTGSGSVSVKAA